In Luteimonas viscosa, the following proteins share a genomic window:
- a CDS encoding cupin domain-containing protein — protein sequence MDETERELIASHGLEPHPEGGHYRRMHVSAVEVEANGRRRPAMTAIRYLLGAGARSEWHRVDADEAWHWQQGGVLDLLQFDAARGLLSRTRLGPPPAGEALPCIVPAGTWQSAQARDAWVLVTCTVAPGFVWEGFELLDQGSGLAQELRRLGEVKR from the coding sequence ATGGACGAAACCGAGCGCGAACTGATCGCAAGCCATGGGCTCGAACCGCATCCCGAGGGCGGCCACTACCGGCGCATGCATGTCTCGGCAGTCGAGGTGGAAGCCAACGGTCGGCGCCGGCCGGCGATGACCGCGATCCGCTACCTGCTCGGCGCCGGCGCGCGCAGCGAATGGCATCGCGTGGATGCCGACGAGGCCTGGCACTGGCAGCAGGGCGGCGTGCTGGACCTGCTGCAGTTCGACGCGGCCCGCGGCTTGTTGTCGCGCACGCGGCTGGGGCCGCCGCCAGCGGGCGAGGCGCTGCCGTGCATCGTGCCGGCGGGGACGTGGCAGTCGGCGCAAGCCCGCGATGCATGGGTGCTGGTCACCTGCACGGTCGCCCCGGGTTTCGTCTGGGAAGGTTTCGAACTGCTCGACCAGGGCAGCGGGCTCGCGCAGGAACTGCGGCGGCTCGGCGAGGTCAAGCGATGA